One Prunus dulcis chromosome 7, ALMONDv2, whole genome shotgun sequence DNA segment encodes these proteins:
- the LOC117634531 gene encoding transcription termination factor MTEF18, mitochondrial-like encodes MTHLHKLRTASVLKWVSSNFDENHLRSARTPIQPIGSFPNGQAFRFYKTKRSPVTESCENVDRTSTGNGKISGRISRAVKKEAQAALLDYLYCTRSLQFLDAENMSKNSPHFLKKLIKSADNEKKIGQTIARFLRYHPINEFEPFFESLGLKPPEYVPLLPKKLIFLIDDNLLLHNYGVLCHYGIARNKIGKIYTEATEVFQYNVGVLLSKLQAYEELGLSQSALIKFVVASPYLLIGDANASFLNLLGKLKSLGFEISWIESNLSEKNSYNWSRMLEVLSFLSKMGCSDRRLGELIGQHPDILFEASGERTFSIIGFLLKFGFRMSQVSSLFLQFPRIEVMKFGLNLRKCFFFLNEIGMEVAGIGKIIRSHPLLLGSCALKKTNTLLLHLKIGKKSLCRYIQENPQELKHWVLGRRLRPLDWGNNLISKTEKAKFLLDIGFVENSNKMKEALNEFQGNGCELQERFDCIVEAGFDPEEVCQMVKVSPQILSQSKDVIEMKINFLVNHLCYPLSTLLIFPKYLTYGTKRVQHRVLMYNWLKDHGTDPTYALSTVVSCSDIYFLRKFVNHHPSGPQVWEDLKRKIYSKQ; translated from the coding sequence ATGACCCATTTGCACAAATTAAGAACAGCATCTGTTCTCAAATGggtttcttcaaattttgatgAAAACCACCTTAGATCAGCAAGAACCCCAATTCAGCCAATTGGATCTTTCCCCAATGGCCAAGCCTTTAGGTTTTACAAAACTAAAAGGTCTCCTGTAACTGAAAGTTGTGAAAACGTGGATAGAACTTCTACTGGTAATGGCAAAATTTCTGGTCGAATTTCTCGTGCTGTTAAAAAAGAAGCACAAGCTGCATTATTGGATTATTTGTATTGTACTAGAAGCTTACAGTTTCTGGATGCAGAGAATATGAGTAAAAACTCTCCACATTTTCTCAAGAAGCTTATAAAAAGTGCGgataatgaaaagaaaattgggcAGACGATTGCCCGGTTCTTGCGCTACCACCCTATTAATGAATTTGAACCTTTCTTTGAGAGCTTGGGTTTGAAACCTCCCGAGTatgttcctcttcttcctaaaaaattgatatttttgaTCGATGACAATTTGCTGCTTCATAATTATGGTGTTTTATGTCATTACGGGATTGCACGTAATAAGATAGGAAAGATTTATACGGAAGCCACTGAAGTCTTTCAATACAATGTTGGGGTTTTGTTATCAAAGCTTCAAGCTTATGAAGAACTAGGTCTCAGCCAATCAGCTTTGATTAAGTTTGTTGTTGCTAGTCCTTATCTTTTAATTGGGGATGCAAATgcttcatttttaaatttattggGAAAACTTAAGAGTCTTGGATTCGAAATCAGTTGGATTGAGAGTAACTTATCggaaaaaaattcttataatTGGAGCCGGATGCTTGAAGTTCTAAGTTTTCTTAGTAAGATGGGTTGCAGCGACAGACGGCTGGGTGAATTAATTGGCCAGCACCCagatattttatttgaggCTTCAGGGGAAAGGACATTTTCAATAATTGGGTTCTTGCTGAAGTTTGGATTCAGAATGAGCCAGGTATCTTCACTGTTTCTGCAGTTTCCCCGAATTGAAGTTATGaaatttggtttgaatttgaggaaatgtttctttttcctgaATGAGATCGGAATGGAGGTTGCAGGGATTGGGAAGATCATCCGTTCTCACCCCCTGCTACTGGGTTCGTGTGCTTTGAAGAAAACTAACACCTTACTTCTTCACTTGAAAATTGGGAAGAAGAGCTTGTGTAGATACATCCAGGAGAACCCGCAAGAATTGAAGCACTGGGTTTTGGGCAGAAGACTTAGGCCATTAGACTGGGGAAACAACCTTATATCAAAGACAGAGAAGGCTAAATTCTTGTTAGACATAGGATTTGTGGAGAACtcaaacaaaatgaaagaagCTCTAAACGAATTTCAAGGCAACGGATGTGAGCTTCAGGAAAGATTTGATTGTATTGTGGAAGCTGGTTTCGATCCTGAGGAAGTCTGCCAAATGGTTAAAGTATCACCTCAAATTCTTAGCCAGTCAAAGGATGTTATTGAAATGAAGATTAATTTTCTTGTAAATCATTTGTGTTATCCCTTATCAACTTTACTCATCTTCCCAAAATATCTTACCTATGGAACTAAAAGGGTCCAGCATAGGGTTCTTATGTACAATTGGCTCAAAGATCATGGAACAGATCCTACGTATGCCTTGAGCACTGTTGTTTCTTGCTCAGATATATATTTTCTGAGGAAGTTTGTTAATCATCATCCTAGTGGTCCTCAAGTTTGGGAGgatttgaagagaaaaatttattcaaaGCAATAA
- the LOC117634436 gene encoding UBP1-associated protein 2C-like codes for MEDVKKRKIEEASGNGEEISTYSEDHLRSLLDPLAKPQLVDFLAKLGSQYPSIAEEIKGVASADPVHRKLFVRGLAWNTSSDTLRAAFSEHGEIEEGAVIYDKASGKSRGYGFITYKYMESTQHALRAPSKLIDGRLAVCNLACEGLSGTSATLDLTQRKLYIGGLSPNVTSEMLLHFFGRHGDIEEGSVAYDKDTNESRGFGFVTYRTVEAAKKAIDDPQKTLGGRNIIVKLADSHKGRTVQAQLPPAMVPMALPLAAGYPQPGKAHAGATPVGYGYPQTVAAYPDSSYPSPPTAPYQAQSQIPYPYYIGKQ; via the exons ATGGAAGACgtaaagaagagaaagatagaAGAGGCTTCGGGCAACGGTGAAGAAATCTCAACATATTCAGAGGACCACTTGCGCTCCTTGCTTGACCCCCTTGCTAAACCCCAGCTCGTCGATTTCCTCGCTAAACT AGGTTCCCAATATCCTTCAATTGCAGAAGAAATTAAGGGTGTTGCTAGTGCAGATCCTGTTCATCGAAAGCTTTTTGTTCGTGGGTTGGCTTGGAATACCTCATCAGATACCTTGCGTGCT GCATTTAGTGAGCATGGAGAAATTGAGGAAGGGGCTGTCATCTATGACAAAGCAAGTGGGAAATCACGCGGCTATGGTTTTATTACTTACAAGTATATGGAGTCAACTCAGCATGCGCTCAGAGCACCTAGCAAGTTGATTGAT GGTCGCCTGGCTGTTTGTAATCTAGCGTGTGAGGGGTTAAGTGGGACAAGTGCTACCCTTGATCTTACCCAGAGGAAACTCTACATTGGGGGCTTGTCACCAAATGTCACAAGTGAGATGCTGCTCCACTTTTTTGGCAGGCATGGTGATATAGAAGAGGGTTCAGTTGCATATGACAAAGATACAAATGAGTCACG TGGGTTTGGCTTTGTTACATACAGGACAGTGGAGGCTGCAAAGAAGGCCATAGACGATCCGCAAAAGACCCTTGGG GGGAGGAATATCATTGTGAAGCTGGCTGATTCCCACAAGGGCAGAACAGTACAAGCACAGCTACCCCCAGCAATGGTTCCGATGGCCTTACCTCTAGCGGCTGGATATCCCCAGCCTGGAAAAGCACATGCAGGTGCAACCCCTGTTGGCTACGGTTATCCTCAAACTGTAGCAGCATACCCTGATTCTTCTTACCCAAGTCCTCCCACAGCTCCATACCAGGCACAATCACAAATTCCCTATCCATATTACATTGGCAAACAATGA